CATCTACAATCAGGCGCTCTCCAAGGATCGACAGGACTCCTCGAAGTACTACATCAGGATTACGACGCGTCAGCGTTCCAGCCAGGTACGGCTGGGAACGGTCAACATCCTGCCCGGCTCGGAAGTCGTCACCTACAACAACGTCCGTCTCAATCGCGGCTCCGATTACGACGTCGACTATGAACTGGGCACGATTACGTTTCGTCGCGATGATGTCCTGGACCCGGACGCCAACATCACCATCGATTACGAATACGCGCCGTTCCTGACCGTCGAGCGACGCGCCCTGTTTGGGGCGTCCGCCACATTCGACGGCGGACGAAACTTCCGTACGGGCGCGACCTTCCTGTACAAAGGCACGAAGGCGACCGACCGGCCGGCGCAATTGGGACAAGAGCCGTTTCGCGACATCGTCGGCGAGGTCTTCCTCAATTGGCGGGCGGAGCCGAAGTTTCTCACGAGCTTTGCCAATGCGCTTCCGATGATCCAGACGGAGGCCAACTCCTATCTCGACATTCAAACCGCCGCGGCCCGCTCATTTCCCAATCCGAACACACGCGGCGAAGTCTTCGTCGACGACTTCGAAGGGGCCAAGCGTGCGTACAGTCTGGGTGTGCTGCGCGAGTCCTGGACGATTGCGTCGCCGCCCCTGGCGTCCCCCGGCGGCGATGACTATCGCCGAAACCGCGTGCACGATCACGGTATCGATTCGTTGGGGCAACGGCTGTTCAAGGGCCTGAATGATCCGGGGTTCAGTTGGTTTAACCCCTACACACAATTCGATGACACCGACATCTATGAGCGCGACCCGAACCGCCAGCACGGAACCGACCGACGCACACACGTGCTCGTCCTGGAGTCGCGCCCGTACGACTCACCCACGCGCGACGAGAAGTCCGATGATCCAAAGACCGCGTGGGCCGGCATCATGCGCGGGCTCCCGGCGGGCGTTTGGAATCAGTCGCGCGCCGAATTCATCGAACTGCGCATGGCGGTCGCGTCGCGCGGGAGCGACCCCGGTACGCTGCACCTGGACTTGGGGCGGATCACCGAGGATGTCAACCTCAACGGTGAGTTCGATACCGAAGACCACCTCGACTCGGTGACCCAATCGCGCAATCGCATCCTCGAGGACGGCGAAGACATCGGGCTGGACGCGCTGACCGACCAACAGGAAGTGCGCTGGTGGGATGGCGCCCGGTATCATCGGGATACGTTGCCCGATCCGGCGGGAGATAACTGGCCCGCTGAGGTCGACGACTCCCGGACACGCAGCGAGCATCCACGCGTCAACGGCACCGACGGAAACTACCTTGATCCCGTCGTCGGGCAGCGTCCCAACACCGAGGATATCGGCGGCGAGTCCGAAAGCGATTGGAACAATGCCTACTACCAATTCACGGTCGATCTGGACGTCAACGCCGCCGATCCCAGCCGCATCCAGAATTCGGCATTCACGACGAACGACGATCCGACACGGTTTGCCCCGACGCTGACGTGGTACACCTACCGTATCCCGCTGTGGGACGCCCGTCGCTACGAGGCCTATGCCGATGCCGGGCAAAACCCCGACTCCAACGACATCCAGTTTGCGCGGCTGTGGATCGAGGGCGTCGATACGACCACGCGCGTCTACATCGCCGCGATCGACATCATCGAACGGACCTGGGATGCGCGGCTGAAGGTCGTCGATTCGGTCGTCAGCGTCGATGCGGCCTTCGAGCTGGGCGTCGTCAACACCGAGGAGAACTCGTCGGGCGACACCGGATATGTCTCGCCGCCGGGCGTCAGCGGTTATCGCGATCCCCGCAGCGGATTTCGTGAGAAGGAGCAGTCGCTCCTTTTGGCCTATGACAACTTCCGATCCAACGATTCCGGCACGGCCGCTATCGTCGTGGCCAAAGAAGACTACACCGGATACCGCTACCTCGAAATGTGGGCCAACCATCATTCGCAGACTGATGCGCGAACAGGGTACTACCTGCGCTTCGGACAAAGCACGACCGACTATTACGAGTACGCCGACACGCTGACCTACGACTCCGACCCGATTCAAAATTGGCGGAACAACGCCATGAAAATCGACTTCGACAAACTCACGGCGCTGAAGGACACCAAGAATCGAACGGTCGGAATGTCCGGGTATTTGTTTGATCCGGAAACCAAGCTCGGTGTCAAAGGCAATCCCTCGCTGTCGAACATTACCTACCGCCAACTGGGGGTGGTGCGGTTCGACGACTCGACTCTGAGCCCGCATTCCGGGGAAATCTGGTTTGACGATCTCCGTCTGACCGAGGTGCGCCGGGACGCGGGACTGGCGGCCACGGGCCGTATGACCATGCAGTTGGCCGATCTGGGCGGCTTTACGGCCGTTGTGGAGGGACGGAACTATGCATTCCGTGGGCTGACCCAGGGGCGCACATCCAGCGTGGTCGCCGGAGCATCGCAACTGAAGACATCCCTCAACGGCAACCTGTCTGTCGACCGGTTTCTGCCTCCCGTGTTGGGGGTCTCGCTCCCCGTGACCGCGAGCTACTCGAAATCCACCAGCGAGCCGCGGCTGCTGACCGGGTCGGATATCGTCCTGACCCCCGAGCGGCGGACGCAGGAAACATCGACATCGATCAGTCGTGGCTTCTCGACACGCCTGAGCATTCGACCCCGGACCGACAACTGGATCATCAATTCGACCCTCGGTTCGATCGGAACACGGTTCGCGACGAACCGTTCACAGACCTGGTCACCGACCGTGCCGTTCAGCGAAAGCGACCGATACGACGCCGGGGCCGACTATCGGCTGAAAATCGCCAATCGCCTGACATTCCCGGCGCTCTATTGGACGCGCCTGCTTTTTCTGCCGCGACGGATCTGGGGTACGCCGTTTTCGCTCTTGCCACAGGGCTTCGACGCACAGGGGACGGTCCGACGCGATCGCTCGATGAGCATCAACAGCCAGGGCGAACTCACGCAGTCGTATCGACGTGATTTTCAGGGCACCGCGAGCACGACCCTCCAGCCGATTTCACCGGTGCAAATCTCGTACGCGATGACCACCAACCGTGATCTGGCCGATCCCGAGCGGCTGAACCTTTCACTGAACCCGCGCAATTTCCGACTGGGCACCGAGACGAATTTCACTCAACGCCTGTCTTCAAGCTATCGGCCGTCCCTGTTTTCGTTCCTGTCGCCGTCTCTGACCTACAACGCCAACTTCCGTGACGACATCGACAAGCAGTACGGTGACCACGATGTCAGTCTGGATCGAAACTGGGTCGTCTCCAGCAACTTCGACGTCGATAGGTTCTGGACAGCGCTGATGATTGGGAGTCAGGCGCGCACTCCCGCGCGGCCGCGACGGGGACCGACGCCGGCGCGCCCGACGCCCGGCACACCGCAGCAGACAGACACCAGCGGCACCGCCGTCGAACAGCCCAAACCGAAAGGTCCCGGCCTGGGAGTGGGCTCTCTCTGGAATGGCTTGATCAAAGGGTTCCGGTTTGTCACATCGCCGATCAAGCCGCTGAACGTCAGCTATTCGGAGTCGGATGGCGCCAATCAACAAAACCTGCTGGAACGACCCGATCGGCTCTACCAATTCGGGCTCAGCGACATCGACCAGTTATTCGCGCGGGCAAACCTGTCGAATCAATCGCTGGCACAGCAGGACCGGCGAACGCACCGCAACAGCGTGACCGTCAAGAACACCATCAATTTCCTGGGGATTCTCGACTTCGGGTCGTCGTATAGCAAGGCCAAATCCACGACACGCCAGGGCGGAAGCTCTCCCACCTTTACGGATTCGGAGACATTTCCGTCGTTGACGACCTCGTTGTCGCGGCTGGAGCGGTTCAAGCCCATCGGATGGGTTTTCCGCACGGCGTCGGCGCGCTTCGGGTACAGCCAGACCAATGATGAAACACGCAACTCGCTGACCACCAGCCGGCAGAAGGGCGAGACCTACTCGCCGCTGTTTGCGATTCAGGGCACGACACCGCAGCAAATCCAGTTGAACTTCAGTCTCGACCGTTCCTCGACGATCACCGACAACTCCACCTCGGGACAGACCAAACGCGCCAGTCGGCAGGTGCGGGTCACGGCGAACTACGCGTTTTCATCGCCGAATGGAATCCCGCTGCCCTTCCTGCGCAGCATCCGTCTGAAATCGCGCATGTCACTGGCGGTGACCGTGACCCACAAAGTCGACGAGTCGTTCACCGATCCCGGCGGCCAGTCGCAATTCGCACTCACTCAACGGACCGCCGATATGACCGTTTCCACGCGCGCGAATTACTCGTTCTCGTCCCGCGTCACTGGCGGCCTGAGCGCCGACTGGACCGATCGCGACACCGAGGGCACCAGCGGCAACCGCAAGACCCACATCCGTGCTCTGAGCATCTGGGCCGAATTCAGTTTTTAGTCACACGCATTCGCTGTAATTTGGTTCGCATGAATCTCGTGCGACGGGCCGTACCGACTGCCTGCGTGCCGGTCGTGGCGGCGTGGCTGTCCTGTGGGACCGTGCCTCCGGAGTTCAATGCCGACCGCGCCTTTGCCGATCTGGAACGCCAGGTTGCCTTCGGCCCGCGCATTCCGGGGACCCCCGCGCACGACTCATGCGCCAACTGGCTGATCGAGACGATGCGTGGATTGGCCGACACCGTCGAAGTACAGGGTTTTGACGGCTGGCTGCCTCAGGTCGATTCCGCCATTCCGATGCGCAACATCATTGCACGTTTCCACCGGGCTGCCAACCGACGCGTCCTGCTGGGAGCGCACTGGGACACGCGCCCGTACGCCGATCAAGATTCCGATCCCGCAAACCATCGGTCACGATTCGACGGCGCCAACGACGGCGGCAGCGGCGTCGCCGTCCTGATTGAACTGGCGCGTGCGCTGGCGGCGGCGGTGCCCCCGGTGGGCGTCGATCTCGCGTTCTTCGATGGGGAGGATGTGGGCGAATACGGTCGTACGCCCGGCCTGTGGTGCCAGGGGTCACAACACTTCGCCGACGCGCTCGATCCGCCGAATGGCCGTTACCGCGACATCTATCGCTGGGCGGTCATCGTTGACATGGTCGGCGGGAAGGACCTGCGTCTG
This genomic stretch from Candidatus Zixiibacteriota bacterium harbors:
- the sprA gene encoding cell surface protein SprA encodes the protein MYATLTVIALFLVTAPAHSAPGVSIPPEDQPRYRYTFSPPVKDTLTPFTPTFFGGPTPPPSRVDLEPWALNLDARLVARVDSLDYETYMAFRDHQRVTENWNGQVRALLRQSESERRGELRMTLALPSAVESIVGEGGAGLKVSGYRKILFTGRSQWTDQASTSTVKQSKFPSLSMEQISRFTVEGNIGSKISVKVDQDSKRTADLDNRIIIRYKGDEDDILQSVDLGNTTLSLSDAKFVGYSERIQGLFGIGAGAKLGPIDMKLIASQEKGNTSTARVTAGASEQNIIIRDYNYERYRMFDLGVIGGEKILLPGDTIVDFILYQGVSNTDIEASRVRLYDNLQDSSLGATPVDTRARDIVISEYLIDYAQHYIYFPRRVQSIENTTLAYYLSYVRNGEVFTIGQLSQNTNFVPHRLQYLKKINPKPDDGFWEAERKNVYDLRIRNIQYEDLDFDIHRGGLGDEENPSNLNHQGGQQYIKLLGLDVVNSSGSGVPDGKIDDNPAILDMIAGLVIFPDPFPFASDVLDETAPGIYNQALSKDRQDSSKYYIRITTRQRSSQVRLGTVNILPGSEVVTYNNVRLNRGSDYDVDYELGTITFRRDDVLDPDANITIDYEYAPFLTVERRALFGASATFDGGRNFRTGATFLYKGTKATDRPAQLGQEPFRDIVGEVFLNWRAEPKFLTSFANALPMIQTEANSYLDIQTAAARSFPNPNTRGEVFVDDFEGAKRAYSLGVLRESWTIASPPLASPGGDDYRRNRVHDHGIDSLGQRLFKGLNDPGFSWFNPYTQFDDTDIYERDPNRQHGTDRRTHVLVLESRPYDSPTRDEKSDDPKTAWAGIMRGLPAGVWNQSRAEFIELRMAVASRGSDPGTLHLDLGRITEDVNLNGEFDTEDHLDSVTQSRNRILEDGEDIGLDALTDQQEVRWWDGARYHRDTLPDPAGDNWPAEVDDSRTRSEHPRVNGTDGNYLDPVVGQRPNTEDIGGESESDWNNAYYQFTVDLDVNAADPSRIQNSAFTTNDDPTRFAPTLTWYTYRIPLWDARRYEAYADAGQNPDSNDIQFARLWIEGVDTTTRVYIAAIDIIERTWDARLKVVDSVVSVDAAFELGVVNTEENSSGDTGYVSPPGVSGYRDPRSGFREKEQSLLLAYDNFRSNDSGTAAIVVAKEDYTGYRYLEMWANHHSQTDARTGYYLRFGQSTTDYYEYADTLTYDSDPIQNWRNNAMKIDFDKLTALKDTKNRTVGMSGYLFDPETKLGVKGNPSLSNITYRQLGVVRFDDSTLSPHSGEIWFDDLRLTEVRRDAGLAATGRMTMQLADLGGFTAVVEGRNYAFRGLTQGRTSSVVAGASQLKTSLNGNLSVDRFLPPVLGVSLPVTASYSKSTSEPRLLTGSDIVLTPERRTQETSTSISRGFSTRLSIRPRTDNWIINSTLGSIGTRFATNRSQTWSPTVPFSESDRYDAGADYRLKIANRLTFPALYWTRLLFLPRRIWGTPFSLLPQGFDAQGTVRRDRSMSINSQGELTQSYRRDFQGTASTTLQPISPVQISYAMTTNRDLADPERLNLSLNPRNFRLGTETNFTQRLSSSYRPSLFSFLSPSLTYNANFRDDIDKQYGDHDVSLDRNWVVSSNFDVDRFWTALMIGSQARTPARPRRGPTPARPTPGTPQQTDTSGTAVEQPKPKGPGLGVGSLWNGLIKGFRFVTSPIKPLNVSYSESDGANQQNLLERPDRLYQFGLSDIDQLFARANLSNQSLAQQDRRTHRNSVTVKNTINFLGILDFGSSYSKAKSTTRQGGSSPTFTDSETFPSLTTSLSRLERFKPIGWVFRTASARFGYSQTNDETRNSLTTSRQKGETYSPLFAIQGTTPQQIQLNFSLDRSSTITDNSTSGQTKRASRQVRVTANYAFSSPNGIPLPFLRSIRLKSRMSLAVTVTHKVDESFTDPGGQSQFALTQRTADMTVSTRANYSFSSRVTGGLSADWTDRDTEGTSGNRKTHIRALSIWAEFSF
- a CDS encoding M28 family peptidase, which codes for MNLVRRAVPTACVPVVAAWLSCGTVPPEFNADRAFADLERQVAFGPRIPGTPAHDSCANWLIETMRGLADTVEVQGFDGWLPQVDSAIPMRNIIARFHRAANRRVLLGAHWDTRPYADQDSDPANHRSRFDGANDGGSGVAVLIELARALAAAVPPVGVDLAFFDGEDVGEYGRTPGLWCQGSQHFADALDPPNGRYRDIYRWAVIVDMVGGKDLRLVKEGISARIAPDLTERVWEIAADLGIEVFVDALGEDIYDDHIPLLRKGIQAIDLIDMNYEYWHTIHDTPEQCAPASLAAVGRVVLQLVYSE